The genomic region GTACTTGTGGGCTAGAGCGGCCTCGCGAACGCCGTCAGGATAATCAGTGCATTCCTCGGCCCAGGTTGCAAACGTCGAGCGGAAGCCATGCACCGTCACGTGTCCGTAGCCTAGGCGATCAAGCACTGCGAGCATTGCGTTTTCGGAGAATGCTCCGCCATCAGAACTAGTGAAGATCAGTTCGCCTTGGCGTCCATCGCGCAGCTCGTCAAGCACCGCCAATGCGGGTTCGGACAAGGGAACGTAATGGTCCTGGTCCATCTTCATTCGCTCGCCCGGGATTTTCCAGGTCGAGTTTGGCCGATCGATCTCAGACCAACGCCCCTCGACTGCCTCGTTGGTGCGGCAAGCCGTGAAGATTAGGAAGCGCAACATGGCAGCAGCTCGGCCCGGAGCGCCAGCAAGAAGCGTCAAAAATGCCGGTGCCTCGGCATAGGGCAAAGCGGGATGATGCCGGACGACTCGCTTGGAGCGCTTTGGTAGTTTCTCGCGCATTTGCCGTGTAAGTTCGGCTGGATTGCGGAACTCCGGATCATCGATATCGACGTTCTTTGCGATGATCGTTTCGATCCGGCCGCGGACGCGGTTCGCAGTCTCCCGCTTCTCCACCCAGATTGGCTCCAGCAGATCGTAGATGTGGCTTGGTTTAATCTCCGGGATCGTCAGCTTGCCAATGGTGGCGTAGGCATAGCGCTTGAGTGAGGACGGCCACTGGTCGCGATGCTTCTCACTCCAGGTCGACCAGTTCGCCCGAATGTAGGCTTCCGCGCATTCTTCGAAAGTCGGCAACAGCACCTTGGCCACGACGGCTTTCGTCTCTTCGCGTGCTTTTCGCCGTTCCTGGACGATGTCGACACCGGCCGTGCTGCGATCACCTTTGACGCGCAGCCGAGCCGCATCCCGGGCAAGCCGCGCGTCCTTTAGCGATACCTCCTTCAACGAACCGAGACCGTGCCACCGCTCTTTGCCGTCTTTCCAATATCTATACGACCAGCTTTTCGACGTTGGTCCCGTGACGATCAAGTAGAGGCCGCCGCCGTCTGCATATTTGCCGGGCTGTATGAGGCGCTCTACGTCCAGTGGTTTGAGCCGTCCAGCCATTGTTCCTCCCAGAGAAACGTCCTCCGAACCCACGGTCTTAAGCTACGGTCAGTGACCCGATTAGGAAGAACACCGAGGAACTGCGAAGTACAGTCTTTCGGTACAAGTCACTGATTTTGCTGTGGAGTTCGAACGACCACGAACAGTGGCGAACAATATACTGGCGGAAGGGGTGGGATTCGAACCCACGGTACCCTTGCGGGCACGCCGGTTTTCAAGACCGGTGCCTTAAACCACTCGGCCACCCTTCCTGAGCCTGGAATGGCTGTCGCTTAACCCAGTCGCCCGCGCAAGGCAACGCGAAGTTGGCCCGCCCTCGCCTCAAGCTTGTTTGTCAGGCAAGCGTCAGCCTGTTCGCTTAGGCTGTGCCCTTCGCAAATCCCGGACACTGGCGACATCTCCCAGGGGCGTCGCTGGTTGCGAGGCCCGGCTGGATTGGTCTCCATACCCGGGCCTCGTTTGCGCTTCCCCAAAAGCAAACGGCGCTCCGTGGGGAACGCCGCTCGAAGCCGGTTCTCTTGCCTGGCGTCAGTAGCCGCAGGACGCGCAGTTCATCTGCACGGGGGCGTAATAGGAATAGCCGGGCGAGACCATCTCGACGCGCTGACGGGTGGCGTATTGCGGCGGGATGCGCTCGTACTGGACGCTCGGCGGCGCCACCATCACTGTCTGCGGCACCATCACGGTGCGGTACTGCGCCGGCGTGCGATGCGCGACGACGGAGCCAGGCGAGACCATCACGGTCTCATCGATGGTGCGGTATTGCGGCGGCACGTATTGCTGCTGATAGCAGGTCGTGCACGGCGGCGGCGTGTAGCAATTGTAGCAGCCGGCGGAGGCTGTGCCCGTCATGGAAATCGCGGCGACGGCCGTGGAGAAGACAACAGCGAGAGTACGAGACATTGCGGTGGCGCCCCAGTTGCCCGAAATGGATTTGCGAAGGTCGCGGAAGTATACGCCGCAAAACCTTGCTTTGCCGAACTTCGTCGGGGCATCCTTAATGCGAACGGCCGATCGCGGCGGAGCGGTAAGAACTCATTGACCACGCGCATTAACGCGCGGGATGTTTGCGCCGGGATACGCATAACAGCGAGTGCAATATCGGACATCGACGCGGTACTGGTTCGAGCACAATTTGCAGCGTTCATCCGCCTTCGACAGTCGAGCTTCAACGCCTCGCTGCTCTTTCCAGGAACTCCAGCAGCGAGGGATCAGTCTCCTCGAACTCGACGAAGCGGCGGCGCAGCTCATCGGCAATTTCGGCGGTAGCATCCCGCGACCATCCCTCCGCGGTATTGAAGGCCACGATACGTGTGGGATGGAGATACTGCCCTTCGGCGAGATGTCTGAGCAGGGTCGCGCGATTGGCGTCCTCCTCGGCCGTCTCGCACCAGGCCCTGCCCAGCCGGCGGCCGAAGTCGTCGAGCACGAGATAGACGTCCCGGTCTGTCGTGATTTGCGGCACGAGCGATGGAGAATGACTCATGGCTAACTCCGCTACTTGAAATCCGGACTTGTGCGGACGGATCTCGATACGGCGACCGCCTCGGCCGAATTCGGAAAAGAGGGATTTCGACGATTTTCTTAGGATGGCACGATTAAATAAAAAATAAAAACAAAATTAAAAATTAAATAGCGAAATGTGGATAAATGCACTAGGTTGATGGTGCCTGGCGGGCGAGCCCGCGCGTCGGGTGCCCACTTCGCAAACGGCTCCCGCTCCCCACCCCAACCAGCCCACGCCCCCCGGGGAGGCGGGAGCCGTTCTTTCCGAATCTCCGTTTCGGCTTCGCGTTTCCTGCAACGGCGCATCCGCGCGCTCGCGCGGAGCCGCGCGTCGTTCCGAAGATCGTCGATCCAGCCTTGTGGTGCCGATCAGGCGCCTACTTCGCGCGCCGCTTCACCTCGCGCACCGCGCCGCGCGCGGCGCTGGTGGTGAGCGCGGCGTAGGCCTGCAGCGCGGTGGAGACGTTGCGCTTGCGATTGGCCGGCTGCCAGGAGGCATCGCCCTTCGCCTCCTCCGCAGCGCGGCGCTTGGCGAGCTCCTCGTCTGAGACTTCGAGGCTGATGCTGCGGTTCGGGATGTCGATGGCAATGCGGTCGCCGTCGCGCACGAGACCGATGTTGCCGCCTTCGGCGGCTTCCGGCGACAGATGGCCGATCGACAGGCCCGACGAGCCGCCGGAGAAGCGGCCGTCGGTGACGAGCGCGCAGGCCTTGCCGAGGCCCATCGATTTCAAATAGCTGGTCGGATACAGCATCTCCTGCATGCCGGGGCCGCCGCGCGGGCCTTCATAGCGCACCACGACGACCTCGCCGGCGACGACCTTGCCGCCCAGAATGCCTTCGACCGCCGCGTCCTGGCTTTCGAACACGCGCGCGGGGCCGGAGAATTTCAGGATCGAGGCATCGACACCGGCGGTCTTAACGATACAGCCGTCCTGCGCGAGATTGCCGTAGAGCACGGCGAGGCCGCCGTCCTTGCTGAAGGCGTGCTCAAGATCGCGCACGACGCCCTTCTCGCGGTCGGCATCGAGCTCGTCATAGCGGCGCTCCTGGCTGAAGGCGACTTGCGTCGGGATGCCGCCGGGCGAGGCGCGATAGAAGGTGCGCACCGTCTCGCTCTTGGTGCGCTTGATGTCCCAGCGCTCCAGCGCCTCGTTCATGGTCGGCGCGTGCACGGTCGAGACCGAGGTGTCGATCAGGCCGGCGCGATCGAGCTCGCCGAGGATGCCCATGATGCCGCCGGCG from Bradyrhizobium sp. CB1015 harbors:
- a CDS encoding phage integrase central domain-containing protein; this translates as MAGRLKPLDVERLIQPGKYADGGGLYLIVTGPTSKSWSYRYWKDGKERWHGLGSLKEVSLKDARLARDAARLRVKGDRSTAGVDIVQERRKAREETKAVVAKVLLPTFEECAEAYIRANWSTWSEKHRDQWPSSLKRYAYATIGKLTIPEIKPSHIYDLLEPIWVEKRETANRVRGRIETIIAKNVDIDDPEFRNPAELTRQMREKLPKRSKRVVRHHPALPYAEAPAFLTLLAGAPGRAAAMLRFLIFTACRTNEAVEGRWSEIDRPNSTWKIPGERMKMDQDHYVPLSEPALAVLDELRDGRQGELIFTSSDGGAFSENAMLAVLDRLGYGHVTVHGFRSTFATWAEECTDYPDGVREAALAHKYKSETTAAYQRGQKLEKRRGLMKDWAAFLSGSNVLQIADRRAG